One Ignisphaera sp. DNA window includes the following coding sequences:
- the gatB gene encoding Asp-tRNA(Asn)/Glu-tRNA(Gln) amidotransferase subunit GatB: MNNDQTLKTIIGLEIHVQLTKLKTKLFCATSADYREKKPNTHVCPICLGLPGTLPTVNRKAVEYAIAVAKALNCEISDRLMFVRKHYFYPDLPKNYQISQYIGPGFAPIAKNGYVKITVDGKPKIVRIRRINIEEDPGRVVYIGSIETSPYSLIDYNRSGVTLLEIVTEPDLGSPKEARIFLEKLIAILEYLGVTDPGLEGAFRVDANISFEGFGRVEIKNIGSIRDVEKALTYEIVRQRRIIAGGGKIERETRHWDSNKGVTISLRSKEFEEDYRYFPDPDLPPLRISKEFIEQVVKSLPELPDERIDRFMKQYSLDEYRATVLVLNKWLADLFEMCAKHYDKYKKLADLLITDFLRWINEFNIDYKNLRLDLLQIVKLLRLWDEGVLSVKMVKELLPQIIKGGIDVEDYVKSSGYTRLVDKEYLEKVVEEVFRESPKAVQDALENPKAVNYLIGLVMKKTSGRADPQLVREIILSMLDKMRSTGS, encoded by the coding sequence ATGAACAATGACCAGACTCTAAAAACAATTATAGGTCTCGAAATCCATGTACAATTAACAAAGTTAAAGACAAAGCTGTTTTGCGCGACCTCGGCTGATTATAGAGAGAAGAAACCGAATACACACGTATGCCCTATCTGCCTAGGGCTTCCTGGAACCCTGCCTACAGTAAACAGAAAAGCTGTTGAATATGCTATTGCTGTTGCCAAAGCGCTGAACTGCGAAATAAGCGATAGACTAATGTTTGTGAGGAAGCACTATTTCTACCCAGATCTCCCTAAGAACTATCAGATCTCCCAGTATATAGGGCCGGGCTTCGCCCCAATTGCTAAAAATGGCTATGTAAAGATAACAGTGGATGGAAAGCCAAAAATTGTGAGAATTAGAAGAATCAATATTGAGGAGGATCCGGGGAGAGTTGTATATATAGGAAGTATTGAGACAAGTCCATATAGTCTCATAGATTATAATAGATCTGGTGTAACGCTTTTGGAAATTGTTACAGAGCCAGATCTTGGGAGCCCCAAAGAGGCTAGAATATTCCTAGAAAAGCTCATAGCAATATTAGAATACCTAGGGGTTACAGATCCAGGGCTTGAAGGAGCATTTAGAGTTGATGCAAATATTTCTTTTGAGGGGTTTGGAAGAGTTGAGATAAAGAATATTGGGTCTATAAGGGATGTTGAAAAGGCTTTAACCTATGAAATTGTTAGGCAGAGAAGAATCATTGCAGGAGGGGGGAAGATAGAAAGAGAGACTAGGCATTGGGATTCTAATAAAGGGGTGACTATATCTTTAAGATCTAAAGAGTTTGAGGAGGACTATAGATATTTCCCAGATCCTGATCTGCCTCCTCTAAGGATAAGTAAGGAATTCATAGAACAGGTAGTAAAGTCTCTTCCAGAGTTGCCAGATGAAAGAATAGATAGATTTATGAAGCAGTATAGCCTAGATGAATATAGAGCAACTGTCCTGGTTCTAAACAAATGGCTTGCCGACTTATTCGAAATGTGCGCCAAGCACTACGACAAATACAAAAAGTTGGCTGATTTACTCATAACAGATTTTCTCAGATGGATAAATGAATTCAATATTGATTATAAAAACTTGAGGCTAGACCTGTTGCAGATAGTCAAACTTTTGAGGTTGTGGGATGAAGGGGTACTTTCAGTTAAAATGGTCAAAGAATTGTTGCCACAGATAATAAAAGGTGGCATCGATGTCGAAGACTATGTTAAATCCTCTGGCTATACAAGACTGGTTGATAAGGAGTATCTAGAGAAGGTTGTTGAAGAGGTTTTTAGAGAAAGCCCAAAGGCTGTTCAAGATGCTTTAGAGAATCCAAAGGCTGTAAATTATCTCATTGGCCTTGTTATGAAGAAGACTAGTGGGAGAGCTGATCCCCAACTCGTAAGAGAGATTATATTAAGTATGCTTGATAAGATGAGAAGCACTGGATCATAG